The Candidatus Cloacimonas sp. genome has a window encoding:
- the dapA gene encoding 4-hydroxy-tetrahydrodipicolinate synthase produces MLQGTYVALITPFKNGSIDWTALEDLIQFHLDNGTTGILLLGTTAETSALASDEKDALLRFALRKIDGKLPVIIGTGTNNLHQTLAATQKAKELGADYALIITPYYIKPTQKGMLEYFGTIASKVDIPIVIYNVPGRTGVNMTAATTVELAKTYPNIAGIKEATGNLVQATQIVRDAPENFSLMCGEDALNLPLIAVGAKGTISVTANVAPKLMSEHIATCLQGDFVTAAKQHQYLARLNEMMFIETNPIPAKEALAMMGIISLVFRSPMCPLLENNRALLKQCLQDYKLI; encoded by the coding sequence ATGCTGCAAGGAACTTATGTTGCCCTGATTACTCCTTTCAAAAATGGCAGTATTGACTGGACTGCTTTGGAAGACCTTATCCAGTTTCATCTGGATAATGGAACAACCGGTATCTTACTTTTAGGAACAACTGCGGAAACAAGTGCTTTGGCTTCCGATGAAAAAGATGCTCTGTTGCGTTTTGCTTTGAGAAAGATTGACGGCAAGTTACCTGTGATAATTGGCACGGGAACAAACAATTTGCATCAGACCCTGGCTGCCACTCAAAAAGCAAAAGAACTGGGAGCTGATTATGCTTTAATTATTACTCCCTATTACATCAAGCCCACGCAAAAAGGAATGCTGGAATACTTTGGCACGATTGCTTCCAAAGTAGATATTCCCATTGTAATTTATAATGTCCCTGGAAGGACGGGAGTAAATATGACCGCAGCTACGACTGTTGAACTGGCAAAGACCTATCCAAACATTGCAGGAATTAAAGAAGCAACCGGAAATTTAGTGCAAGCAACTCAAATTGTGCGTGATGCCCCGGAAAATTTTTCCCTTATGTGTGGAGAAGATGCTTTGAACCTTCCTTTAATTGCAGTTGGTGCGAAAGGAACTATTTCCGTTACAGCTAATGTGGCTCCTAAACTAATGAGTGAACATATAGCTACTTGTTTGCAGGGTGATTTTGTTACTGCTGCTAAACAACATCAATATTTGGCTCGCTTAAATGAAATGATGTTTATTGAAACCAATCCTATTCCCGCAAAAGAGGCACTGGCAATGATGGGAATAATATCTTTGGTTTTCCGCAGTCCGATGTGTCCTTTACTGGAAAATAATCGTGCTCTGTTAAAACAATGTTTGCAGGACTATAAATTGATATAA
- a CDS encoding DUF2809 domain-containing protein has product MKKNNAGKSVLKGGFPFAVFVLSAILGIASRKGANILPQFFVAYTGDTMWALAFFAIFRWLFPRQRNWEIGLITYNFSCLIELSQLWHPAWLETIRATLIGGLLLGFGFRISDLFCYFAGCLLGFCIFSLGKSRGKRCSIIRRSKLLKRITLSSFFD; this is encoded by the coding sequence ATGAAAAAAAATAACGCAGGCAAAAGTGTTCTGAAAGGGGGATTTCCTTTTGCGGTTTTTGTATTAAGCGCAATTTTGGGAATTGCTTCGCGCAAAGGAGCAAATATTTTGCCGCAATTTTTTGTTGCTTATACCGGCGATACAATGTGGGCTTTGGCTTTTTTTGCTATTTTTAGGTGGCTTTTTCCCCGGCAAAGAAATTGGGAGATAGGGCTGATTACCTATAATTTTTCCTGTTTAATAGAGCTTAGTCAATTGTGGCATCCTGCCTGGCTGGAAACAATTCGTGCCACGCTTATCGGGGGTTTGCTTTTGGGTTTTGGTTTTCGGATAAGTGACCTGTTTTGCTATTTTGCGGGATGTCTATTGGGTTTTTGTATATTTTCCTTAGGTAAAAGCAGGGGGAAGCGATGCAGCATTATCCGGAGAAGTAAATTGCTTAAAAGAATAACCCTTTCCTCTTTTTTTGATTGA